CGACACGGTGGTGAAGAGACGAGAAGCGTCGTCGTGGTACGGCGGGAGGAAGTACGGACCACCGCCGATGAAAAGATCTCCGAAACCAGAGTCCTCTGTTTTCGAAGGCAAACAGAGCGCGAATTTGGAAGAGAGTTGCGACGGGAGAGAAAGTGCGTTTCTTGACAGACTAAGCAACCCCTGAGCTTCCGAAGGAAACCCCTCGAAGCTTCTCCGGCCGACGCAGGCGAGTGTCACCGGCGGAGACTGGAATCGAGATCCGAAGCTTAAGCCGTCAGGTGTAGAGTAGAAGAACATTACATCTTCGCTCAAGGTTCCAGCACGTGACGTGTTATCCACGGGGTTGTACGGGTTTATCCCACAAGAATGGTCGGAGCATCCTGGTTTGACTTTTTCTCCGGCGCCGGAGCAGACCCACCAATCTGAAAGACTTTCTTTTTACTATGTTTTTATAAAGTTAGAATCAATGTATAGTTGAATATTCTGACCTGGTGTGGGTACATTGAAAGGGCTTGTGGGGCTGTGGAGATTGCATTTGGGGGAGTCAAAATCGATCGGAGTATAAGAAGAGGAAGAGTAGCCGGAGAAGCAGTCTAACCAGGTGTAAGGTTGGGATAGGTCGATGACGAAGCTGACGGAGACGGTGATGTTGGTTCCTATGTCGATGGAGGTGAAGTACAGATTGGTGATTGGGTCTTTGATCACCGTTTGGATTAATGCATGAGGTTTATTTGGCCGTGTTGCGACGGCGGCGGAgacgaagaggaggaggaggaggaggagatgtaCACGGTCCATTTTGTTGTTAAGCATTGACTTTGAGAATGCCATCAATCTTTATTTGAGTTCAAGATATGGTGTGATATACGATGTAGCatacaaaataactaaatttgACGGCGAAAGATATAATAGTATCAGTTCGCTGACCTTTCAGTTTTAAATAGCTCTGgaggaattttaaaattaaaaaatatgcaccagccgggaatcgaacccgggtctgtACCGTGGCAGGGTACTATTCTACCACTAGACCACTGGTGCTTGTGTTATTCTCTCTCTTGATGATATATAACCTATCATTTCTTAGCTTATCTCATTACtgattcatttaatttttttgttcaatataaaagtTTCTGTTTGTTTTCACATTTCATGATGCTCCACCATATGAACTTTACATAAGTCTCACCCTTGTTAACCCACTGTTGTATATTTCGTATTTGAAACTCGGAACATTGTTTATGCTAATGAACCCAAACATATTGGGCCTTGATCTGAACCTATAAATATGAAGTactgtaaatataattaaatatatttaagccCAAAGAAATCAAAAAGCCCATTCATATTTCATCTGTTAAGTACACTaactaaatcatttttttttccttgcatCCCAATTTGTTTTGATATGTTGCCGTCTTTTTATAAGATATATCATATGATCATTGGTAATTGGTAAATCAACTTGTCAATCAACAACTATTTATAATAGTGGGAATCCTATGCTCATTGTACGATGCAATTGATTGctctttagaaataaaaatagatgGCTTTTAATAatggattttgaaattttatacaattattatCGTTAAAAAACTCaatgataattttttatgtaattatttatttttacatgtttATTACGTGAATAATAGTAATACTCATTTGTCATTCATAGTAAATTGATGTGTTTACTGTTTAGAGCATTATAATGAACATTCTCAACAATGTAAAATCCAAACTTGATGGCTTCAAAAAGAGTCTCTAGTCACTTGATGGTAAACCACGACTTTCAGAATCCATTTCCAAACCACTACAACATTACAAAGCAAAAGCACAAGATATCTATCTACCAATAATAGTTTGC
Above is a window of Brassica napus cultivar Da-Ae chromosome A10, Da-Ae, whole genome shotgun sequence DNA encoding:
- the LOC106357258 gene encoding probable aspartic proteinase GIP2 — translated: MAFSKSMLNNKMDRVHLLLLLLLFVSAAVATRPNKPHALIQTVIKDPITNLYFTSIDIGTNITVSVSFVIDLSQPYTWLDCFSGYSSSSYTPIDFDSPKCNLHSPTSPFNVPTPDWWVCSGAGEKVKPGCSDHSCGINPYNPVDNTSRAGTLSEDVMFFYSTPDGLSFGSRFQSPPVTLACVGRRSFEGFPSEAQGLLSLSRNALSLPSQLSSKFALCLPSKTEDSGFGDLFIGGGPYFLPPYHDDASRLFTTVSLITDKASDEYFFEVKSIEIDGKALRLESSIVSKLSTVTPFTVLHRSIYERFVKEFRGKANAKNMVEAETVVSPFEVCYRVKKGFKMEDVPVIDLTVGSSGGRWRIYGWNSMVVVKEKGVMCLAFVEGGEMMVIGGYQMEDNLVEIDLQSSKLSFTSSLRRHNTSCSRFRPVATDWCRKDTNS